Proteins encoded in a region of the Pelmatolapia mariae isolate MD_Pm_ZW linkage group LG6, Pm_UMD_F_2, whole genome shotgun sequence genome:
- the tekt4 gene encoding tektin-4, protein MCSDVVVSRPHYDSRAVAQGVPEKDHLVAAPQPSSGLATAGYRSAKYTPTEWFSNYQNLLQQAGTDCHEATSLQRESRTLYQDTDASTFKTQAEGTRRLGERLQEIHYWKSELQRHIEQLLADTESLVALKTRLEKALDATEIPYAIATDNLNCRARRLGADLVRDTVEEELFKEVDLIRSVQALLKRTTAQVVSQIKLNREAKHTLEMDWSDKYQAYHFDDHSGRHSNMSSDTQHHPSSAAMQEQVSSHPSWTKFTQDNLFKAVQEEQATNSLRLLVEQVLQDTAEDLRVQCSSVDRAFSERCVELNEAKTQLNMQLKQILEQIGAQEKNIVALQQAIHNKEAPLRVAQSRLYLRSLRPNMELCRDEPQLSLEGEVKQIDATLASLHQKLSKARESLSRLEESRMALEKDINCKTHSLFIEREKCMTHRKRYPTTSALSGY, encoded by the exons ATGTGCTCGGATGTTGTAGTATCACGGCCTCACTATGACAGCAGAGCTGTAGCTCAGGGGGTCCCGGAGAAAGATCACCTTGTAGCGGCCCCACAGCCGTCCTCAGGCTTAGCTACAGCAGGGTACCGCTCGGCTAAATACACCCCGACTGAATGGTTCTCTAACTACCAAAACTTACTTCAGCAAGCCGGCACCGACTGCCACGAAGCTACGAGCCTCCAGCGAGAGTCCAGAACTTTGTACCAAGACACCGATGCATCCACTTTTAAGACACAGGCCGAGGGAACACGTCGTCTGGGAGAGAGACTACAAGAGATCCACTACTGGAAGTCTGAGCTGCAGCGGCACATCGAGCAGCTGCTGGCCGACACGGAGTCACTGGTGGCGCTGAAGACGCGGCTGGAGAAGGCGCTGGATGCCACCGAGATTCCCTATGCTATCGCCACAGACAATCTGAACTGCAGGGCGAGAAGGCTGGGAGCTGACCTGGTCAGAGACACTGTGGAGGAAGAGTTGTTCAAG GAAGTGGACTTGATCAGGAGCGTCCAGGCTCTTCTGAAGAGAACTACAGCTCAGGTTGTCAGTCAAATCAA GTTGAACAGAGAAGCCAAGCACACTTTAGAGATGGACTGGTCTGATAAGTACCAGGCCTACCATTTTGATGACCACAGCGGAAGACACAGTAACATGAGTTCAGATACGCAGCACCATCCCAGCTCAGCTGCCATGCAAGAACA GGTGTCCAGCCACCCATCATGGACGAAGTTTACACAAGACAACCTGTTCAAGGCCGTGCAGGAGGAACAGGCTACCAACAGTCTCAG ATTGCTGGTAGAGCAGGTGCTGCAGGACACAGCTGAGGATCTGAGAGTCCAGTGCTCCAGTGTTGACCGAGCCTTCAGCGAACGCTGTGTGGAGCTGAATGAGGCCAAGACGCAGCTCAATATGCAGCTCAAACAG ATCTTGGAGCAAATTGGTGCCCAGGAGAAAAACATTGTGGCTCTGCAGCAGGCCATTCACAACAAAGAAGCTCCACTGCGAGTAGCTCAGTCCAGACTTTACCTTCGCTCCCTCAGACCCAACATGGAGCTGTGCAGGGATGAACCCCAACTCAG TTTGGAAGGAGAGGTGAAGCAGATTGATGCCACTCTGGCATCTCTACACCAGAAGCTGAGCAAAGCCAGAGAGTCCCTGTCTCGTCTGGAGGAGTCACGCATGGCGTTGGAGAAAGACATCAACTGCAAAACCCACTCACTGTTCATCGAGAGGGAAAAGTGCATGACTCACCGTAAACGATACCCGACCACTTCAGCACTGTCAGGATACTGA
- the LOC134628701 gene encoding lysyl oxidase homolog 4-like: MRWLSSLSTLLVLLLLCPPSFYAQEVHVRLAGLNRRSTNEGRVEVLYNGAWGTVCDDEVDLNLANVICRQLGFQRSLTWAHSARFGQGQGVIWLDNVRCRGTEASIAECRSNGWGVNDCSHAEDLGVVCSPERRPGSPAVTVEESPSSSNQQRQRNQSPRQSLSPPAPPPGPAHISSASQRGHEIALHRNPVSSRRSNISPQENGHEIQILRRNRGGSRDNNQVSPAAPQGHQLLSRLANGEAYRQRQETARSSPQAGRQQEEERVNRQSQYQPESQIPSGRRSDRNQQLSGNHVEPDTLYPDIGEENGAYYTQGSERVHLEEARLRPVLSGSHGGLVTEGVLEVKHAGKWRHVCNRGWDLSSSRVVCGMLGFPAAEAFEQNAYRKLWDSKLADPSSRLRTQISKKGYWVEKVQCQGVETSLSQCQALLSLPRSDVPCRGGMHAVVRCVPGSQFTRNGRAPAPPAVPPVVRLKAGPRLGEGRVEVLKEGKWGTICDHLWDLPAASVVCRELGFGTAKEALTQAQLGQGTGPIHMNSVQCTGREKSITECHSRPVPLYTCKHSQDVAVRCNVPKTGMEATVRLAGGREPSQGRVEVLMEIGGVKRWGSVCSENWGLNEAMVVCRQLGLGFASSAHQETWYWPGSADAGEVLLSGTHCIGTEMSIQQCRRNAHVYCPRGGDGRAAGVTCVETAPDLVLDAQLVQETAYIEDRPLHLLTCANEENCLSSSAARMNWPYGHRRLLRFSSRIMNMGRADFRPRAPRESWVWHQCHRHYHSIEVFTHYDLLTLNGTKVAEGHKASFCLEDTYCPDGLHKRYSCYNMGQQGISVGCWDTYRHDIDCQWVDITDIRPGEYIFQVDVNPSLDMAESDFQNNVMRCRCKYDGARVYMFGCHAGDAYSAEAEDLFDHQRQISNNFL; encoded by the exons ATGCGGTGGCTCAGCTCCTTGTCTACGCTCCTTGTCCTGCTTCTCCTCTGCCCCCCTTCGTTTTATGCACAGGAGGTCCATGTACGCCTTGCAGGCTTAAACCGGCGCAGTACAAACGAAGGACGTGTGGAGGTGCTCTACAATGGCGCATGGGGCACTGTGTGTGATGATGAGGTAGATCTTAACCTGGCCAATGTGATATGCCGGCAGTTGGGCTTCCAGCGCAGCTTGACCTGGGCACACAGTGCCAGGTTTGGCCAAGGACAAG GTGTGATCTGGTTAGACAATGTACGCTGCAGGGGCACAGAGGCCTCTATTGCGGAATGTCGTTCCAATGGTTGGGGGGTCAACGACTGTAGCCATGCTGAGGATCTAGGAGTTGTTTGCAGCCCAGAAAGGAGACCCGGTTCCCCTGCTGTGACTGTAGAAGAGAGTCCTTCATCTTCCAACCAGCAAAGACAGAGAAACCAGTCACCAAGACAGTCTCTGTCGCCCCCAGCTCCACCTCCAGGCCCAGCACACATCTCATCTGCCTCTCAAAGAGGCCATGAGATTGCTCTCCATCGCAACCCAGTCTCTTCCCGCCGTAGCAACATCTCCCCGCAAGAAAATGGTCATGAGATCCAGATCTTGCGACGAAATCGAGGTGGTTCAAGAGACAACAACCAAGTCAGCCCAGCTGCTCCACAAGGGCACCAGCTACTTTCACGTCTGGCAAATGGTGAAGCTTACAGGCAAAGACAGGAAACGGCAAGGAGCAGTCCACAGGCAGGGAGAcaacaggaagaggagagggtgAACAGGCAGTCCCAATATCAGCCTGAATCCCAGATCCCCTCTGGGAGGAGGAGTGACAGGAATCAGCAGCTCAGTGGGAACCATGTTGAACCAGACACTCTTTATCCAGACATAGGAGAGGAGAATGGTGCATACTACacacag GGATCTGAGAGAGTTCACTTAGAGGAGGCTCGTCTGCGGCCAGTGTTGTCCGGCAGCCACGGCGgtctggtcacagagggagtgcTGGAAGTGAAGCATGCTGGGAAGTGGCGTCATGTATGTAATCGTGGATGGGACCTGAGCAGCAGCCGTGTCGTCTGTGGCATGTTAGGATTCCCTGCAGCAGAAGCGTTTGAGCAAAACGCCTACCG GAAACTGTGGGACTCCAAGCTGGCTGATCCTTCCTCCAG GCTGAGGACACAGATCAGTAAGAAGGGTTACTGGGTGGAGAAGGTGCAGTGTCAGGGTGTGGAAACATCTTTGTCACAGTGTCAGGCCCTGCTGTCCCTGCCCAGGAGCGATGTCCCATGCAGGGGGGGCATGCACGCCGTGGTCCGTTGTGTACCTGGATCCCAGTTCACGCGCAACGGCAGAGCACCTGCACCGCCTGCTGTGCCG CCTGTTGTACGTCTGAAGGCCGGGCCCCGTCTCGGGGAGGGCCGCGTTGAAGTGCTGAAAGAAGGCAAGTGGGGCACCATATGTGACCATCTGTGGGACTTACCTGCAGCCAGCGTGGTCTGCAGAGAGCTGGGTTTTGGGACTGCCAAAGAGGCACTGACCCAGGCTCAGCTGGGACAGG GTACTGGTCCCATCCACATGAACAGTGTCCAGTGCACAGGCAGGGAGAAGTCAATTACCGAGTGCCACTCCAGACCAGTGCCTCTTTACACCTGCAAACACAGCCAGGATGTGGCAGTCCGCTGCAACGTCCCAAAAACTGGAATGGAGGCCACG GTGCGCCTGGCAGGAGGCAGAGAACCATCGCAGGGCCGTGTGGAGGTGCTGATGGAAATCGGAGGAGTGAAACGCTGGGGCTCTGTCTGCAGTGAAAACTGGGGCCTGAATGAGGCCATGGTGGTCTGTCGTCAGCTGGGCTTGGGCTTTGCCTCAAGTGCTCATCag GAGACTTGGTACTGGCCTGGATCCGCAGATGCTGGTGAGGTGTTGCTCAGTGGGACACATTGCATTGGCACTGAGATGTCTATTCAGCAGTGCCGCAGAAATGCACACGTCTACTGTCCAAGAGGGGGAGATGGCAGGGCAGCAGGAGTCACATGTGTAGAAA CTGCTCCTGACCTTGTACTGGATGCACAGCTCGTCCAAGAGACTGCTTACATCGAGGATCGGCCTCTTCACCTTCTGACTTGTGCTAACGAGGAAAACTGCCTGTCCTCCTCTGCCGCCAGAATGAACTGGCCCTACGGACACCGCCGCCTGCTACGCTTCTCCTCCCGCATTATGAACATGGGTCGTGCCGACTTCCGACCACGAGCCCCAAGAGAAAGTTGGGTATGGCACCAGTGCCACAG ACACTACCACAGCATTGAGGTGTTTACCCACTATGATTTGCTCACACTCAATGGGACAAAGGTAGCTGAAGGTCACAAAGCCAGCTTCTGTCTGGAGGACACCTACTGTCCTGATG GTCTCCATAAGCGATATTCCTGTTATAACATGGGACAACAGGGAATCTCAGTTGGCTGCTGGGACACCTACCGGCATGACATTGACTGTCAGTGGGTGGACATCACAGACATACGACCTGGTGAATacatctttcag GTGGATGTCAACCCGTCTTTAGACATGGCTGAGTCTGATTTCCAGAACAATGTGATGCGCTGCCGCTGCAAGTACGATGGAGCTCGGGTTTACATGTTCGGATGCCATGCAG GCGACGCTTACAGCGCTGAGGCGGAGGACTTGTTCGACCACCAACGTCAGATCTCCAACAACTTCCTGTGA